In Nicotiana tabacum cultivar K326 chromosome 2, ASM71507v2, whole genome shotgun sequence, the following proteins share a genomic window:
- the LOC107792484 gene encoding uncharacterized protein LOC107792484 isoform X2, producing the protein MLPILLFFLGHCATSIFSLMLHMDFKMSQRSKDKDPAWRYGDRVNEKNTNIVCKFCNKITTGGIYRFKFHLISGDRNVTSCPKCPPEVRDEIKNFVEKKKEQKNQMSHQPLVTNLDDDGDDDIEELSLPTKRGRDAISSSHGSTGTSRTKGPIDCYFPKKPEGKSGGKDVQKIAKDILRDRAVRAFARWVYDAGLPFNCVNYTDTFGDFIEVVGQYGPGMKPPTYHEIRGPYLNKEVEETNKIVEEHKVAWNKYGCSIMMDKWTARTGKMIINVLVNSPKGSLFLESIDASDSSTDHIKMFTLFQNTIEKIGPSKVVQVVTDNASENVKAGGMVEGAYKNVYWTPCAAHCINLIFGDIFKEKPFSTVFGQGVRVHSYISQRPLLLNMMRRFTGQKNLVKPGKTRFATAFLTLHSIHLQKSNLRKLFTSEEWSKSKFAKESAGKDVARIILSYSFWNNVLHALKIGGPLVKVLRLVDGEQKPPMGYLYEAMDRAKEAIQASFTDEQKYAKVFQIIDARWSEQLHRPLHAAGLILNPSLFYDQHENNSLAREVWTGFHEVVIKLTPDEDMQEKIVDQLAIYKAAEGLFKLRLAIKQRKTKSPVEWWDQYGVETPNLQTFAIRVLSLTCSSSGCERNWSVFEHIHTKKRNRLTLKRLHNLVFIKYNRALRRRYNHRNLIDPILLDNIDEANEWLTGVPENCEDEEVFEGDSNFTWGDVAVASGVGENPYGLRGNTSSSSSIRKGKSVATTSRSLSLIDEDESDHEEEEEGEEEDDEQYEDNRGIQDFDNLEEEQEE; encoded by the exons ATGCTGCCTATATTACTTTTCTTTCTTGGACACTGTGCTACTTCAATCTTTAGTCTCATGTTGCATAT GGATTTCAAAATGTCTCAAAGATCGAAAGATAAAGACCCGGCTTGGCGATATGGCGATAGAGTTAATGAGAAGAATACAAATATTGTATGCAAGTTTTGTAACAAGATTACAACGGGTGGAATTTATCGCTTTAAATTCCATCTTATTAGTGGCGATAGAAACGTCACAAGTTGTCCGAAATGTCCACCGGAGGTGAGGGATGAAATAAAGAATTTTgttgagaagaagaaggagcaaaAAAATCAAATGAGTCATCAACCATTGGTGACCAATcttgatgatgatggtgatgatgatatTGAAGAATTGTCACTTCCAACAAAACGGGGAAGAGATGCAATCTCTTCAAGCCATGGATCGACGGGTACGAGTAGGACTAAAGGTCCTATAGATTGCTATTTCCCAAAGAAGCCGGAAGGAAAGAGCGGTGGAAAAGATGTACAAAAAATTGCTAAGGACATTTTGAGGGATCGTGCAGTTAGAGCTTTTGCACGATGGGTCTATGATGCTGGGCTCCCCTTCAATTGTGTCAACTATACTGACACTTTTGGAGACTTTATTGAGGTCGTTGGTCAATACGGACCTGGAATGAAGCCTCCCACTTATCATGAAATCAGAGGTCCTTATCTAAATAAGGAAGTGGAGGAGACTAATAAAATTGTGGAGGAACATAAAGTTGCGTGGAACAAGTATGGCTGCTCCATTATGATGGATAAGTGGACGGCAAGAACTGGGAAAATGATTATTAACGTGTTGGTGAATTCTCCCAAGGGAAGTTTGTTTCTTGAGTCCATTGATGCTAGCGACTCATCCACTGACCACATCAAAATGTTCACCTTATTTCAGAACACCATTGAAAAGATTGGCCCAAGCAAAGTTGTTCAAGTGGTCACTGATAATGCGAGTGAAAATGTGAAAGCGGGTGGCATGGTGGAAGGAGCGTACAAGAATGTCTATTGGACTCCATGTGCGGCTCATTGTATCAACTTAATCTTCGGGgacattttcaaggaaaaaccctTCTCTACAGTTTTTGGCCAGGGCGTTAGGGTACATTCTTATATTTCTCAGCGGCCCTTGTTATTGAATATGATGAGAAGATTCACCGGAcaaaaaaatttggtgaaaccgGGCAAGACAAGGTTCGCCACTGCTTTCTTGACTTTACATAGTATCCACTTGCAAAAATCCAATTTGAGAAAGTTGTTCACTTCAGAGGAATGGAGCAAGAGTAAATTTGCAAAGGAAAGTGCAGGGAAAGATGTTGCACGCAttattctttcttattctttttggAATAATGTCCTTCATGCTCTTAAAATTGGTGGCCCTTTGGTTAAAGTACTCCGTTTGGTGGATGGGGAGCAAAAACCACCAATGGGCTACCTCTATGAAGCTATGGATAGGGCCAAGGAGGCTATTCAAGCATCATTCACTGATGAGCAGAAATATGCAAAGGTCTTTCAGATCATTGATGCAAGATGGAGTGAGCAACTTCATAGACCTTTGCATGCAGCTGGACTTATTCTGAACCCGTCACTCTTTTATGATCAGCATGAGAATAATTCATTGGCTAGAGAAGTGTGGACAGGATTCCATGAGGTTGTTATCAAGTTGACCCCAGATGAAGACATGCAAGAAAAGATAGTAGATCAGCTTGCTATTTACAAGGCAGCTGAGGGACTTTTTAAGCTCCGACTTGCTATTAAACAAAGAAAGACGAAATCGCCAG TTGAGTGGTGGGACCAATATGGTGTAGAGACTCCGAATTTACAGACTTTCGCCATCAGAGTTCTAAGTTTAACTTGTAGCTCATCCGGATGTGAAAGGAACTGGAGCGTTTTTGAACAC ATTCATACAAAGAAGAGGAATCGACTAACCTTGAAGCGCCTCCATAATCTAGTGTTCATAAAATACAATAGAGCATTGAGGCGTCGCTACAACCACCGCAATCTAATTGATCCAATTCTTTTGGACAATATTGATGAGGCTAATGAGTGGCTAACCGGAGTCCCCGAAAATTGTGAAGATGAAGAAGTATTTGAAGGCGATTCTAATTTCACTTGGGGTGATGTTGCGGTTGCTAGTGGAGTTGGGGAGAATCCTTATGGTTTAAGGGGGAATACTTCAAGTTCAAGCTCGATTAGGAAGGGAAAAAGTGTGGCTACCACAAGTCGATCCCTATCCCTAATTGATGAAGATGAAAGTGATCATGAAGAGGAAGAGGAGGGGGAGGAGGAAGATGACGAGCAATATGAAGATAATAGAGGAATTCAAGATTTTGAcaatcttgaagaagaacaagaagagtaG
- the LOC107792484 gene encoding uncharacterized protein LOC107792484 isoform X3: MSQRSKDKDPAWRYGDRVNEKNTNIVCKFCNKITTGGIYRFKFHLISGDRNVTSCPKCPPEVRDEIKNFVEKKKEQKNQMSHQPLVTNLDDDGDDDIEELSLPTKRGRDAISSSHGSTGTSRTKGPIDCYFPKKPEGKSGGKDVQKIAKDILRDRAVRAFARWVYDAGLPFNCVNYTDTFGDFIEVVGQYGPGMKPPTYHEIRGPYLNKEVEETNKIVEEHKVAWNKYGCSIMMDKWTARTGKMIINVLVNSPKGSLFLESIDASDSSTDHIKMFTLFQNTIEKIGPSKVVQVVTDNASENVKAGGMVEGAYKNVYWTPCAAHCINLIFGDIFKEKPFSTVFGQGVRVHSYISQRPLLLNMMRRFTGQKNLVKPGKTRFATAFLTLHSIHLQKSNLRKLFTSEEWSKSKFAKESAGKDVARIILSYSFWNNVLHALKIGGPLVKVLRLVDGEQKPPMGYLYEAMDRAKEAIQASFTDEQKYAKVFQIIDARWSEQLHRPLHAAGLILNPSLFYDQHENNSLAREVWTGFHEVVIKLTPDEDMQEKIVDQLAIYKAAEGLFKLRLAIKQRKTKSPVEWWDQYGVETPNLQTFAIRVLSLTCSSSGCERNWSVFEHIHTKKRNRLTLKRLHNLVFIKYNRALRRRYNHRNLIDPILLDNIDEANEWLTGVPENCEDEEVFEGDSNFTWGDVAVASGVGENPYGLRGNTSSSSSIRKGKSVATTSRSLSLIDEDESDHEEEEEGEEEDDEQYEDNRGIQDFDNLEEEQEE, from the exons ATGTCTCAAAGATCGAAAGATAAAGACCCGGCTTGGCGATATGGCGATAGAGTTAATGAGAAGAATACAAATATTGTATGCAAGTTTTGTAACAAGATTACAACGGGTGGAATTTATCGCTTTAAATTCCATCTTATTAGTGGCGATAGAAACGTCACAAGTTGTCCGAAATGTCCACCGGAGGTGAGGGATGAAATAAAGAATTTTgttgagaagaagaaggagcaaaAAAATCAAATGAGTCATCAACCATTGGTGACCAATcttgatgatgatggtgatgatgatatTGAAGAATTGTCACTTCCAACAAAACGGGGAAGAGATGCAATCTCTTCAAGCCATGGATCGACGGGTACGAGTAGGACTAAAGGTCCTATAGATTGCTATTTCCCAAAGAAGCCGGAAGGAAAGAGCGGTGGAAAAGATGTACAAAAAATTGCTAAGGACATTTTGAGGGATCGTGCAGTTAGAGCTTTTGCACGATGGGTCTATGATGCTGGGCTCCCCTTCAATTGTGTCAACTATACTGACACTTTTGGAGACTTTATTGAGGTCGTTGGTCAATACGGACCTGGAATGAAGCCTCCCACTTATCATGAAATCAGAGGTCCTTATCTAAATAAGGAAGTGGAGGAGACTAATAAAATTGTGGAGGAACATAAAGTTGCGTGGAACAAGTATGGCTGCTCCATTATGATGGATAAGTGGACGGCAAGAACTGGGAAAATGATTATTAACGTGTTGGTGAATTCTCCCAAGGGAAGTTTGTTTCTTGAGTCCATTGATGCTAGCGACTCATCCACTGACCACATCAAAATGTTCACCTTATTTCAGAACACCATTGAAAAGATTGGCCCAAGCAAAGTTGTTCAAGTGGTCACTGATAATGCGAGTGAAAATGTGAAAGCGGGTGGCATGGTGGAAGGAGCGTACAAGAATGTCTATTGGACTCCATGTGCGGCTCATTGTATCAACTTAATCTTCGGGgacattttcaaggaaaaaccctTCTCTACAGTTTTTGGCCAGGGCGTTAGGGTACATTCTTATATTTCTCAGCGGCCCTTGTTATTGAATATGATGAGAAGATTCACCGGAcaaaaaaatttggtgaaaccgGGCAAGACAAGGTTCGCCACTGCTTTCTTGACTTTACATAGTATCCACTTGCAAAAATCCAATTTGAGAAAGTTGTTCACTTCAGAGGAATGGAGCAAGAGTAAATTTGCAAAGGAAAGTGCAGGGAAAGATGTTGCACGCAttattctttcttattctttttggAATAATGTCCTTCATGCTCTTAAAATTGGTGGCCCTTTGGTTAAAGTACTCCGTTTGGTGGATGGGGAGCAAAAACCACCAATGGGCTACCTCTATGAAGCTATGGATAGGGCCAAGGAGGCTATTCAAGCATCATTCACTGATGAGCAGAAATATGCAAAGGTCTTTCAGATCATTGATGCAAGATGGAGTGAGCAACTTCATAGACCTTTGCATGCAGCTGGACTTATTCTGAACCCGTCACTCTTTTATGATCAGCATGAGAATAATTCATTGGCTAGAGAAGTGTGGACAGGATTCCATGAGGTTGTTATCAAGTTGACCCCAGATGAAGACATGCAAGAAAAGATAGTAGATCAGCTTGCTATTTACAAGGCAGCTGAGGGACTTTTTAAGCTCCGACTTGCTATTAAACAAAGAAAGACGAAATCGCCAG TTGAGTGGTGGGACCAATATGGTGTAGAGACTCCGAATTTACAGACTTTCGCCATCAGAGTTCTAAGTTTAACTTGTAGCTCATCCGGATGTGAAAGGAACTGGAGCGTTTTTGAACAC ATTCATACAAAGAAGAGGAATCGACTAACCTTGAAGCGCCTCCATAATCTAGTGTTCATAAAATACAATAGAGCATTGAGGCGTCGCTACAACCACCGCAATCTAATTGATCCAATTCTTTTGGACAATATTGATGAGGCTAATGAGTGGCTAACCGGAGTCCCCGAAAATTGTGAAGATGAAGAAGTATTTGAAGGCGATTCTAATTTCACTTGGGGTGATGTTGCGGTTGCTAGTGGAGTTGGGGAGAATCCTTATGGTTTAAGGGGGAATACTTCAAGTTCAAGCTCGATTAGGAAGGGAAAAAGTGTGGCTACCACAAGTCGATCCCTATCCCTAATTGATGAAGATGAAAGTGATCATGAAGAGGAAGAGGAGGGGGAGGAGGAAGATGACGAGCAATATGAAGATAATAGAGGAATTCAAGATTTTGAcaatcttgaagaagaacaagaagagtaG